The genome window CATCACCGTCTCCTCGTtggagctggagaggcagccGATGATGGGCTCGATCCCGTTCGCCTCCAGGATGTAGTCCTTGTTAGTTTTATCCAGGCACAGGTTACAAAGGCCGCctgaaacagcaaagaaaacgCAACACAAACTCTTCGCACCCTCATCCTTTGCATGCTAAGATTCAAGTTCACTGCTgatccctttattttttttctaatacagAAAGAAGTATCCGGTTTTTCCGTAAGATTTGGGTGGAAAATCATCTGAACAGCTTCCTgagcaatgtttttttttgatGCTTTCCATGGATTTTTCCCTCAGCGCACTCCTCCTCCCGTATGTCATTAGAGGGCACTGTACTGCTGGGCTTCAGGTCTTGCATGGAATTAAGAATTCCCATTATCACTTAACCCTGAGGGAGGTACAAGCCAACACTTTATCGCAGGTGTTGGTAGAAAAACAGAGATAACAGTACTAGCCAAGAGGCACAGAATGTTTGTACTCTAAACTTTGAAGACGTAGCcatgtcctgctgcagctcagccacaaACCTCACAAATCAAACATATTTATTATCATCTCCTGGAACCACTCACAGTTAGGATCTGGCCCCTCAGCTTCTGTTCAGACCTTGATGAATCACTATGAAGCAGTTCCTCAGAGGCCTTATTAAACCTTTCAACCAAGTGTTTTAGAAGACCGGTTGCCAGTAGCAGAATGGCAACAACTTGGGTGTTGGTGACCGCTTCTCTATAGGAGAGATTTGGTTAAGAGTAATTAATCTAGGCTTTAGTATTAAATCCATTCCAGCAGAGATCTTTTTAAGCACAGCGGCTAGGTTAGGGATGTAGCAGAGCCCTGCCGCCCCCTCCTCGTCCCATTCCTCTCCCTCTCCGCCAAACCCACGGCAGCCCTTACCCATGGCGAACTCCACCAGGGCCTCGTTGTCTTCACTGAGGGCGTCAAGGAACAGATCCAGGACCTGGAGCTGCCGGAGGTACTCGTAGTTTTTGGGATCGTAGGCGAAATTGGCCAGATTGGCCAGGACCTGCTCCTTGGCCTCTGCAACCGTGTCAGGAAGGTGAGGGAGCGCGCTCAAGGGGAAGAGCGTTCGcgagcggcggggcccggggctcACCTGAGCTGTCTGTGCCCTGGAACTCGGTGACGAGAGCCTGCAGGTACTGCAGCCGCCCCAGCTCCATCGCgggccgctgctgctgccggaCGGACAGACACCCTGCTCCGGACGGACGGACAGACCCCCTGCTGCTGCCGGACGGACGGACACCCTGCTGCTGCCGGACGGACAGACACCCTGCTCCTGCCGGACAGACCCCCTGCTGCTGCCGGACGGACAGACCCCCTGCTGCTGCCGGACGGACGGACACCCTGCTCCTGCCGGACAGACCCCCTGCTCCTGTCGGACACACAGACACCCTGCTACTGCCGGACACACAGACCTCCCGCCGTCAGGCTCGGCCGCGCCCCGGGAGCCCCCGGGCGGGCAGCGAGGCGCGGGCAGcagcgccgggccccgccgccgccatcttgtgGGCTGGTCTCCTCAGCCGGAGGCGGCTCCTCCCgctcccctgctcctcccggcccttcctcctcccgctccccctgctcctcccggCCCTTCCTCCTCCCGTCCCTCCTCCCGGGCCGGCGGGCTGAGCCGCCGTTGAGCCTCCTGCAGCCGGTTCCCGGCTCGGTTCCCGGCTCGGTTCCCGGCTCGGTTCCCTCGGGCCGTGTTTCCCGCCCGTCCCCGCGGGCGCTCAGGGCGGGCCGGCTCTTGGCATGTGCAGGCTTTGCTCTGGGAAAGAGccagcctttcctccctctctagtgattttctcaaaaaaaaaaaaaaaaaaaatcattacattcCCACGTgtctttttggtttggtttggtttggtttgtgttttttgccTGCCCGATTTCCGTGGCGCTGCCCCCGCCAGGCTCTCCAGGGTTGTGGGGGATAAACCTCAAAGCTGGGCAGGTAAAACCCCCAGgcctggctctgctgaggggctgggagaaggagagaactAGTGCTGGGTCTTGGCGTCTCTGTGGGAGGTGGGTTTCATCGTGGGACAACACGAGACGGCCCGGGGGGGGACGGGGAGGGAGAAATGCTGGAGGGAATAAAGGTTTTTTGGTTAGTTTCAGTGCTAATCTGGGTTTGCCGTTTACAGGGTAAAGACAGACGGTGGaaagagatttatttctttattgccTCCTgtaaaaaggcagaagaagtCGAAGCGGAGGGGAAAGGTAAAAAGATAAATGACCCGgcgggggga of Apus apus isolate bApuApu2 chromosome 17, bApuApu2.pri.cur, whole genome shotgun sequence contains these proteins:
- the ARMC7 gene encoding armadillo repeat-containing protein 7; translation: MELGRLQYLQALVTEFQGTDSSEAKEQVLANLANFAYDPKNYEYLRQLQVLDLFLDALSEDNEALVEFAMGGLCNLCLDKTNKDYILEANGIEPIIGCLSSSNEETVMSAVTTLMSLTTPQSRPQTTALPVVECMLRFSLSASRRLSNLATVFLEDYCTPLQVEEARNLSKHTAVGIPLPKD